The following nucleotide sequence is from Oryzias latipes chromosome 20, ASM223467v1.
CACTTCCTGCTCGGTCTAGTGGTTCTGACCGCTCTGCCCGGTTTGGTGCTGTGGTACTACTACTTCACCCATCGAAAGAAAGGACAAACTCTCTTCTTCCTCAGCCTGGCTCTCTTCTCCTTGGCGTACATGTATTATTTGTTCATCGCCGAGGTGTTTCCCCGTGGAGATGTTGGTCCCGTTGAGCTGGCTGCTGTGACAGTGGGGGTCTCCCTCACTGTACTGGTGCTTTTCCACTCAAAGAGAAATCCCGGCGTTGTTCGGACAAGCAGAGAGGCGATCCACAGCACAGTGACGTACTACAGTCCCTCAGCAGACAGGGATTCCCTCCTCAATGGACGCAGGCAAGATGTCCTGTTGACCGCCGCCAGCCAGACGGGGTTTACAGAGCCGGACGGGCCCGAGCTGAAGGAAAGTAACCGGAACTGGTGCAGCGTGTGCCAGGTGGTGAGGCCTCCGAGGGCTGGACACTGCCGGATCTGTGGTGTCTGTGTGCTGCGTCTCGACCACCACTGTGTCTGGTGGGTTCCattaaaatctttcttttgttttgttggcaCAAAACACTCAAAATCATTTAGCGTTGGATAGTTAAATGAGATGTTTTTGTATTGTTAAACTCCATCACGCCCCCTTTTTTATGTCGTGTTATCACTCCTTCACCGCCATCAACCAGTTTTATTGTGTGTTCCTGTTTGTGTGCTGTTTCGTAACCCTGGAGTCTCAGTACAATGTTTTGGtctgcttgtgtttgtgtgtccgtGCGTCTGCTCCTGTCTGTGCGAGGGCAGGATAAATAGCTGTGTGGGGCAGGCCAACCACCGCAGCTTCCTGCTCACTCTTGTCCTCTTCTTGCTGACGTCGCTGTACGGCATCGGCCTGGTGCTGCGCAGCGTGTGTCCGCAGCAGCTCCTCCTCACGGCCTTGCTCTACTGCCCTGGAGTTTACAACCAGTTCAGGTACAGAGAACCGCTTATTATAACTGACAAAGACGAGTCCTCAGCTGTTATTCCCTCAAAAGCCACTTAAAAACGCCTCATCTGACAAACTCAACATTATTATAGAAgatataaaaacttaaaaacattttaagtgaTAAattagaagctttttttttactgaccaTCTTTGCTCATCTACAATCCTATTCAGGTCTGCCATTTATTCACTGCagctttatgattttttttacacaaattgtTCCTTCTCTTCATAGTATCACTTAGTTCTAAAGTCTATTTTTAATGccagagctttttaaaaattatgatCTGTCACAGAAGCAATTTTCTGAAGTCTTTTTTGACTATCAATctagatgatgggaaatatttAGGGACTATAGTTTGTTGCTgtgtcaaaatttaaaaaatctgtcttttaatatattttatacttttattaatGTTGAATGTGTATTAAAGCAGGATAGTTTAGGATTTAAAgtcatcacatttttttatttacttttttgcctGGGGTCACAACTCTGGGAAATTTAGAGAATGAAAAACGAAATCAGttattttttgctgtatttctttttttaaactaagcctaagtacatttttttaagacacTGAGCTGCAAATAAGTTAATTTGGTATTTTATAGATTTAGTCAAAGaatgatagttttttttaataattaacccttgtgctatcctaggtactttaacgttgggagttgggtcatctagacccactagacagtgcgctgaaccttttttcttcaatgatttgtgaacgtcactggtgtccatggattacatgaaatctttctacctttatccacctttgtcatggtagggagaacacgtcaaagtaagggtggggtcatctaagatagcacaagggttacacacccCAAATTAACTCAAGATACCACTGTTATAATAGTATATGTAGTTTTTTTCATGCATTACAGATTGGTGTACAATTGAAGGGGTCATAGTTAAGCTTTGATTGCAAATCCCAAAACCTGTTTAACATTCAGGGAAAAAATAAGCTATTTATTTGTAACAGACTTTTGTAAAACTTCTGCCAAACTTTGCAGAAATGAACTTAGATAAATCCTGCAGCCATTGTTTAAAAGGAGGAAATCatcaaaaaactttaaaacaattaaaagtatGGATAAGcacatgtttatttgttcaattagtttaaaaaataaaataaaaatcaagttCTCAGACTTTAAAATaaggttttctgttgtttgaaaTAAGTCATATCAAAAATACAACCTCAGTTCCAGAaacatttaagctttttttaaaatgaaaaacaggaagcaaacaaattattttacagACCTTATCTGGTTTTATATTTTCTATAgcagagtgagaagatgcctttACTGAGAAACCAACATTTTCAAATCCGAAATTtatttcagaatataaaaatcttctgctgaaGACTATCAACTAACatcttatatttttaaaatataaatattggtTGTTTTTGAGAACTAATGGTGTCAGAAATAAGGCACAGGGCTTTACATTAAGACTGAGCTCCTTCTctccttgtttttgtgttgcagcACTGCACTTTGCTTCACCTGTGTGTGGTACTGCAGCATTGTGTCAGCTGGTGTTCTTCACCTGCTGGTGGTGCAAGTCGTCAACATAAGCTGCAATGTGACAGAGCGCGAGGCCAGAGCTGCCCTCCGCGAGAAAAGCGCCCGCAGCTCCTGCTGGGGGCTGGTGGTGGAAACGGGGGTTTACTCCAGAGGCTTCAGCGGCAACTGGTCCGAGTTCATGAGCATGGGAGACAAAGTGAGCCCCCCCTCTCCTGCTCATTTGGTGTGACCTTTCTGTCCTTTGGGAATTGACGCTGCTGTTTCCACGTCATCCACTGGATGGCAGCATGGTCCTATTACTGATCGGGTCTTTAGCTGGGGACAGCAAATTGAAACTGAGAGCTTAGCAACGATCTGGACTTTCTCTGTCTGGCAATAAGAACCTAAAACCTCAAAGATTTACTGCCGTTAACTTGACCGACAGCTCGCCTCCCATCTATGCAGAATCCACTTGAATGTGTTGCTGCATGACAACCACCCTCCTCCATTCTGGATCTTTTCCCTCTGATCTGATGGGGGCAAAAATATcaatgggtgggtgggtggtttGTACGTGGCAGTTCTTCCATCCTCCTTAACTGCACTTCGCACAGATAAATGAAGCGTGAAGCTAATGTAAAGTACACGAGCAATAGATTCCCAGTAACATATTTCTAGTTGCTTTGACTTAACTTGCAACtagaataaacagaaaaaaaaatgaagctgcatgcTTCATTGCACATCTGGTTTTCAATCCTAGATGgaatttcattgttttgtgtCAAAATAGTTATGAAGTATTGTCCATTTCGGTCCTTTCTGTAGCTACTTGAATATTTTAAGTAATTGAAGTATGCCTCTGTTTGCTACAGTGACACTTTGATGTTTGCACGGTTGTCTGTGTGGGTGAATAGTTTTTCGGCCTCGCTGACACTTCTCTCCTAAAGGCTTTCATAAAGGATGGGAGTGGAAGTCGGGCAGAACTTCTGCCACTCTCCGGATCAGCTTCTCTCGCCGAGCATTCCTCTCTCTCTCCCTGCGCATCACACATGGAAGCTGCCTCCAGGCCAGGAAACATCTCTGCTGCACCCGTCTGAAATACAAACAGATGGAAGGACAGACGGGAAAAGAGCAAGTGAGCAATAGCAAACTGGATTAGAAGGACCTCCAGCTTGACGACATCTAATTACGTTTTTTTTGCGTGCTATTTGGGGTGTGTTCACAGAGGCAGGTGGGCAGCTGTTGAGTGTTGACTTGGCTTGTGGTCCATTAGCAGATCTAACCTCCCAGGTGAAACATGTTAATGCTTTATAGTGAATGTATCTGAAGGAGAACTTCATTTGAGAAGTGTTACCTAtgcaaaaagttgattttataAATACTGAATGtgaagtttttttcaaaaagggcCAGCCTGGTGTCAATGgcaaaataaatcagtaaatAAAGCACACTGGAAATCCTATTTGCTTTCAGGTTTTTCCCCCGTCCTTCTTAAATCCATGAGCACAGTGTAGAAAATCTGAAACCACGGTTCACAAACGGAGGGCACATTTTAGAAACTGAAAATAAAGGATTTTCACGGAGCTCTATTTTTAATCACAGCTGCCAtggaggagggggtgggggggtccatTCATGTTTCCCATAGAATGAACTTTGCTGACTATGACCCACTTGTGGAGTTTGTGGATTATTTAACAAATATGtgaatatgtgcaaaatgggaaatatgtttcttttccttgttttaatgtcttgttttatattaaagataaaaaataaagtaagaatGTTTTTGGTTGATAGTTGCAAAAACAAATCAGTCATTGTTGGAGTTGAGAATTATACAGGTCTCTATGATGtgttcagtaaaaaaagaaaagaaacttaagATTGTTTtcaggtatttaaaaaaaattctttgttatataaaaaaatatattttgaaaaagttcAATATTGCAAATATCTGGAT
It contains:
- the zdhhc23 gene encoding palmitoyltransferase ZDHHC23; protein product: MKKQTHKVLKRGEEEESLCCCEYVNRHGERSHIAACCCDCEDLDDACDRFFKRDSQKPDSLSQVAAVISDRIRVPWLWGGAQKLDLSIVPPLILLPAMLHLAALHFLLGLVVLTALPGLVLWYYYFTHRKKGQTLFFLSLALFSLAYMYYLFIAEVFPRGDVGPVELAAVTVGVSLTVLVLFHSKRNPGVVRTSREAIHSTVTYYSPSADRDSLLNGRRQDVLLTAASQTGFTEPDGPELKESNRNWCSVCQVVRPPRAGHCRICGVCVLRLDHHCVWINSCVGQANHRSFLLTLVLFLLTSLYGIGLVLRSVCPQQLLLTALLYCPGVYNQFSTALCFTCVWYCSIVSAGVLHLLVVQVVNISCNVTEREARAALREKSARSSCWGLVVETGVYSRGFSGNWSEFMSMGDKVSPPSPAHLV